A genomic segment from Oncorhynchus kisutch isolate 150728-3 unplaced genomic scaffold, Okis_V2 scaffold1040, whole genome shotgun sequence encodes:
- the LOC116364223 gene encoding L-rhamnose-binding lectin CSL3-like, translating into MCILRLTVVTLLATACCTLTDGAISITCEGSDALLQCDGGKIHIKRANYGRRQHDVCSIGRPDNQLTDTNCLSQSSTSKMAERCGGKSECIVPASNFVFGDPCVGTYKYLDTKYSCVQQQETISSIICEGSDSQLLCDRGEIRIQRANYGRRQHDVCSIGRPHQQLKNTNCLSQSTTSKMAERCDGKRQCIVKVSNSVFGDPCVGTYKYLDVAYTCD; encoded by the exons ATGTGCATTTTGAGACTGACGGTGGTCACAT TGCTGGCTACAGCTTGCTGCACACTAACAGAtggag CAATCAGCATCACGTGTGAAGGCTCTGATGCTTTACTGCAATGTG aTGGAGGTAAGATCCATATCAAGCGTGCGAACTACGGTCGTCGTCAACACGATGTTTGTTCTATTGGGCGCCCTGATAACCAACTCACCGACACCAACTGCCTCAGCCAATCCTCCACCAGCAAGATGGCAGAAAG ATGCGGTGGGAAGAGCGAGTGTATTGTCCCTGCATCCAATTTCGTTTTTGGAGACCCCTGTGTCGGGACTTATAAGTACCTGGACACCAAATACTCCTGTGTCCAACAGCAAGAAACAA TAAGCAGCATCATATGTGAAGGCTCTGATTCTCAACTACTATGTG ATCGAGGTGAGATCCGTATTCAGCGTGCCAACTATGGTCGTCGTCAACACGATGTGTGTTCCATTGGGCGCCCACATCAACAACTCAAAAACACCAACTGCCTCAGCCAATCCACCACCAGCAAAATGGCAGAAAG GTGTGATGGAAAGCGCCAGTGTATCGTCAAGGTATCCAACTCTGTGTTCGGTGACCCCTGTGTCGGAACCTATAAGTACTTGGATGTGGCTTACACCTGTGACTGA